The Prionailurus bengalensis isolate Pbe53 chromosome A3, Fcat_Pben_1.1_paternal_pri, whole genome shotgun sequence genome includes a window with the following:
- the TIA1 gene encoding nucleolysin TIA-1 isoform X5, with protein sequence MEDEMPKTLYVGNLSRDVTEALILQLFSQIGPCKNCKMIMDVRTAGNDPYCFVEFYEHRHAAAALAAMNGRKIMGKEVKVNWATTPSSQKKDTSNHFHVFVGDLSPEITTEDIKAAFAPFGRISDARVVKDMATGKSKGYGFVSFFNKWDAENAIQQMGGQWLGGRQIRTNWATRKPPAPKSTYESNTKQLSYDEVVNQSSPSNCTVYCGGVTSGLTEQLMRQTFSPFGQIMEIRVFPDKGYSFVRFNSHESAAHAIVSVNGTTIEGHVVKCYWGKETLDMINPVQQQNQIGYPQAYGQWGQWYGNAQQIGQYMPNGWQVPAYGMYGQAWNQQGFNQTQSSAPWMGPNYGVQPPPGQNGSMLPNQPAGYRVAGYETQ encoded by the exons ATGGAGGACGAGATGCCCAAGACTCT aTATGTCGGCAACCTTTCCAGAGATGTGACAGAAGCTCTAATTCTCCAGCTCTTTAGCCAGATTGGACCTTGTAAAAACTGCAAAATGATTATGGATGTAAGG ACAGCTGGAAATGATCCATATTGTTTTGTGGAGTTTTATGAGCATCGTCATGCAGCTGCAGCGCTAGCTGCTATGAATGGGCGGAAGATAATGGGTAAG GAAGTCAAAGTGAATTGGGCAACAACCCCCAGCAGTCAAAAGAAAGATACAAGCA ATCATTTCCATGTCTTTGTTGGTGATCTCAGTCCTGAAATTACAACTGAAGATATAAAAGCTGCTTTTGCACCATTTGGAAGAATATC AGATGCCAGAGTGGTAAAAGACATGGCAACAGGGAAGTCTAAAGGATATGGCTTTGTCtcctttttcaacaaatgg GATGCCGAAAATGCCATTCAGCAGATGGGTGGCCAGTGGCTTGGTGGAAGACAAATCAGAACTAACTGGGCAACCCGAAAGCCTCCAGCTCCAAAGAGTACATATGAGT CAAACACCAAACAGCTGTCGTATGATGAAGTTGTAAATCAGTCTAGTCCAAGCAACTGTACTGTATACTGTGGAGGTGTCACTTCTGGACTGACAG AACAACTAATGCGTCAGACTTTTTCACCATTTGGACAAATAATGGAAATTCGAGTCTTTCCAGATAAAGGATATTCATTTGTTCG GTTCAATTCGCATGAAAGTGCAGCACATGCAATCGTTTCTGTTAATGGAACTACCATTGAAGGCCATGTTGTGAAATGCTACTGGGGCAAAGAAACTCTTGACATGATAAATCCTGTGCAACAG cagAATCAGATTGGATATCCACAAGCTTATGGCCAGTGGGGCCAGTGGTATGGAAATGCACAACAAATTGGCCAGTATATGCCTAATGGTTGGCAAGTACCTGCATATGGAATGTATGGCCAGGCGTGGAATCAACAGGGATTTAA TCAGACACAGTCTTCGGCACCATGGATGGGACCCAATTACGGAGTGCAGCCACCTCCAGGACAGAATGGCAGCATGTTGCCTAATCAGCCTGCAGGGTATCGAGTGGCAGGGTATGAAACCCAGTAA
- the TIA1 gene encoding nucleolysin TIA-1 isoform X6: MEDEMPKTLYVGNLSRDVTEALILQLFSQIGPCKNCKMIMDTAGNDPYCFVEFYEHRHAAAALAAMNGRKIMGKEVKVNWATTPSSQKKDTSNHFHVFVGDLSPEITTEDIKAAFAPFGRISDARVVKDMATGKSKGYGFVSFFNKWDAENAIQQMGGQWLGGRQIRTNWATRKPPAPKSTYESNTKQLSYDEVVNQSSPSNCTVYCGGVTSGLTEQLMRQTFSPFGQIMEIRVFPDKGYSFVRFNSHESAAHAIVSVNGTTIEGHVVKCYWGKETLDMINPVQQQNQIGYPQAYGQWGQWYGNAQQIGQYMPNGWQVPAYGMYGQAWNQQGFNQTQSSAPWMGPNYGVQPPPGQNGSMLPNQPAGYRVAGYETQ, encoded by the exons ATGGAGGACGAGATGCCCAAGACTCT aTATGTCGGCAACCTTTCCAGAGATGTGACAGAAGCTCTAATTCTCCAGCTCTTTAGCCAGATTGGACCTTGTAAAAACTGCAAAATGATTATGGAT ACAGCTGGAAATGATCCATATTGTTTTGTGGAGTTTTATGAGCATCGTCATGCAGCTGCAGCGCTAGCTGCTATGAATGGGCGGAAGATAATGGGTAAG GAAGTCAAAGTGAATTGGGCAACAACCCCCAGCAGTCAAAAGAAAGATACAAGCA ATCATTTCCATGTCTTTGTTGGTGATCTCAGTCCTGAAATTACAACTGAAGATATAAAAGCTGCTTTTGCACCATTTGGAAGAATATC AGATGCCAGAGTGGTAAAAGACATGGCAACAGGGAAGTCTAAAGGATATGGCTTTGTCtcctttttcaacaaatgg GATGCCGAAAATGCCATTCAGCAGATGGGTGGCCAGTGGCTTGGTGGAAGACAAATCAGAACTAACTGGGCAACCCGAAAGCCTCCAGCTCCAAAGAGTACATATGAGT CAAACACCAAACAGCTGTCGTATGATGAAGTTGTAAATCAGTCTAGTCCAAGCAACTGTACTGTATACTGTGGAGGTGTCACTTCTGGACTGACAG AACAACTAATGCGTCAGACTTTTTCACCATTTGGACAAATAATGGAAATTCGAGTCTTTCCAGATAAAGGATATTCATTTGTTCG GTTCAATTCGCATGAAAGTGCAGCACATGCAATCGTTTCTGTTAATGGAACTACCATTGAAGGCCATGTTGTGAAATGCTACTGGGGCAAAGAAACTCTTGACATGATAAATCCTGTGCAACAG cagAATCAGATTGGATATCCACAAGCTTATGGCCAGTGGGGCCAGTGGTATGGAAATGCACAACAAATTGGCCAGTATATGCCTAATGGTTGGCAAGTACCTGCATATGGAATGTATGGCCAGGCGTGGAATCAACAGGGATTTAA TCAGACACAGTCTTCGGCACCATGGATGGGACCCAATTACGGAGTGCAGCCACCTCCAGGACAGAATGGCAGCATGTTGCCTAATCAGCCTGCAGGGTATCGAGTGGCAGGGTATGAAACCCAGTAA
- the TIA1 gene encoding nucleolysin TIA-1 isoform X3: MEDEMPKTLYVGNLSRDVTEALILQLFSQIGPCKNCKMIMDTAGNDPYCFVEFYEHRHAAAALAAMNGRKIMGKEVKVNWATTPSSQKKDTSSSTVVSTQRSQDHFHVFVGDLSPEITTEDIKAAFAPFGRISDARVVKDMATGKSKGYGFVSFFNKWDAENAIQQMGGQWLGGRQIRTNWATRKPPAPKSTYESNTKQLSYDEVVNQSSPSNCTVYCGGVTSGLTEQLMRQTFSPFGQIMEIRVFPDKGYSFVRFNSHESAAHAIVSVNGTTIEGHVVKCYWGKETLDMINPVQQQNQIGYPQAYGQWGQWYGNAQQIGQYMPNGWQVPAYGMYGQAWNQQGFNQTQSSAPWMGPNYGVQPPPGQNGSMLPNQPAGYRVAGYETQ; encoded by the exons ATGGAGGACGAGATGCCCAAGACTCT aTATGTCGGCAACCTTTCCAGAGATGTGACAGAAGCTCTAATTCTCCAGCTCTTTAGCCAGATTGGACCTTGTAAAAACTGCAAAATGATTATGGAT ACAGCTGGAAATGATCCATATTGTTTTGTGGAGTTTTATGAGCATCGTCATGCAGCTGCAGCGCTAGCTGCTATGAATGGGCGGAAGATAATGGGTAAG GAAGTCAAAGTGAATTGGGCAACAACCCCCAGCAGTCAAAAGAAAGATACAAGCA GTAGTACCGTTGTCAGCACACAGCGTTCACAAG ATCATTTCCATGTCTTTGTTGGTGATCTCAGTCCTGAAATTACAACTGAAGATATAAAAGCTGCTTTTGCACCATTTGGAAGAATATC AGATGCCAGAGTGGTAAAAGACATGGCAACAGGGAAGTCTAAAGGATATGGCTTTGTCtcctttttcaacaaatgg GATGCCGAAAATGCCATTCAGCAGATGGGTGGCCAGTGGCTTGGTGGAAGACAAATCAGAACTAACTGGGCAACCCGAAAGCCTCCAGCTCCAAAGAGTACATATGAGT CAAACACCAAACAGCTGTCGTATGATGAAGTTGTAAATCAGTCTAGTCCAAGCAACTGTACTGTATACTGTGGAGGTGTCACTTCTGGACTGACAG AACAACTAATGCGTCAGACTTTTTCACCATTTGGACAAATAATGGAAATTCGAGTCTTTCCAGATAAAGGATATTCATTTGTTCG GTTCAATTCGCATGAAAGTGCAGCACATGCAATCGTTTCTGTTAATGGAACTACCATTGAAGGCCATGTTGTGAAATGCTACTGGGGCAAAGAAACTCTTGACATGATAAATCCTGTGCAACAG cagAATCAGATTGGATATCCACAAGCTTATGGCCAGTGGGGCCAGTGGTATGGAAATGCACAACAAATTGGCCAGTATATGCCTAATGGTTGGCAAGTACCTGCATATGGAATGTATGGCCAGGCGTGGAATCAACAGGGATTTAA TCAGACACAGTCTTCGGCACCATGGATGGGACCCAATTACGGAGTGCAGCCACCTCCAGGACAGAATGGCAGCATGTTGCCTAATCAGCCTGCAGGGTATCGAGTGGCAGGGTATGAAACCCAGTAA
- the TIA1 gene encoding nucleolysin TIA-1 isoform X1: MEDEMPKTLYVGNLSRDVTEALILQLFSQIGPCKNCKMIMDVRTAGNDPYCFVEFYEHRHAAAALAAMNGRKIMGKEVKVNWATTPSSQKKDTSSSTVVSTQRSQDHFHVFVGDLSPEITTEDIKAAFAPFGRISDARVVKDMATGKSKGYGFVSFFNKWDAENAIQQMGGQWLGGRQIRTNWATRKPPAPKSTYESNTKQLSYDEVVNQSSPSNCTVYCGGVTSGLTEQLMRQTFSPFGQIMEIRVFPDKGYSFVRFNSHESAAHAIVSVNGTTIEGHVVKCYWGKETLDMINPVQQQNQIGYPQAYGQWGQWYGNAQQIGQYMPNGWQVPAYGMYGQAWNQQGFNQTQSSAPWMGPNYGVQPPPGQNGSMLPNQPAGYRVAGYETQ, translated from the exons ATGGAGGACGAGATGCCCAAGACTCT aTATGTCGGCAACCTTTCCAGAGATGTGACAGAAGCTCTAATTCTCCAGCTCTTTAGCCAGATTGGACCTTGTAAAAACTGCAAAATGATTATGGATGTAAGG ACAGCTGGAAATGATCCATATTGTTTTGTGGAGTTTTATGAGCATCGTCATGCAGCTGCAGCGCTAGCTGCTATGAATGGGCGGAAGATAATGGGTAAG GAAGTCAAAGTGAATTGGGCAACAACCCCCAGCAGTCAAAAGAAAGATACAAGCA GTAGTACCGTTGTCAGCACACAGCGTTCACAAG ATCATTTCCATGTCTTTGTTGGTGATCTCAGTCCTGAAATTACAACTGAAGATATAAAAGCTGCTTTTGCACCATTTGGAAGAATATC AGATGCCAGAGTGGTAAAAGACATGGCAACAGGGAAGTCTAAAGGATATGGCTTTGTCtcctttttcaacaaatgg GATGCCGAAAATGCCATTCAGCAGATGGGTGGCCAGTGGCTTGGTGGAAGACAAATCAGAACTAACTGGGCAACCCGAAAGCCTCCAGCTCCAAAGAGTACATATGAGT CAAACACCAAACAGCTGTCGTATGATGAAGTTGTAAATCAGTCTAGTCCAAGCAACTGTACTGTATACTGTGGAGGTGTCACTTCTGGACTGACAG AACAACTAATGCGTCAGACTTTTTCACCATTTGGACAAATAATGGAAATTCGAGTCTTTCCAGATAAAGGATATTCATTTGTTCG GTTCAATTCGCATGAAAGTGCAGCACATGCAATCGTTTCTGTTAATGGAACTACCATTGAAGGCCATGTTGTGAAATGCTACTGGGGCAAAGAAACTCTTGACATGATAAATCCTGTGCAACAG cagAATCAGATTGGATATCCACAAGCTTATGGCCAGTGGGGCCAGTGGTATGGAAATGCACAACAAATTGGCCAGTATATGCCTAATGGTTGGCAAGTACCTGCATATGGAATGTATGGCCAGGCGTGGAATCAACAGGGATTTAA TCAGACACAGTCTTCGGCACCATGGATGGGACCCAATTACGGAGTGCAGCCACCTCCAGGACAGAATGGCAGCATGTTGCCTAATCAGCCTGCAGGGTATCGAGTGGCAGGGTATGAAACCCAGTAA
- the TIA1 gene encoding nucleolysin TIA-1 isoform X11, with protein MATGKSKGYGFVSFFNKWDAENAIQQMGGQWLGGRQIRTNWATRKPPAPKSTYESNTKQLSYDEVVNQSSPSNCTVYCGGVTSGLTEQLMRQTFSPFGQIMEIRVFPDKGYSFVRFNSHESAAHAIVSVNGTTIEGHVVKCYWGKETLDMINPVQQQNQIGYPQAYGQWGQWYGNAQQIGQYMPNGWQVPAYGMYGQAWNQQGFNQTQSSAPWMGPNYGVQPPPGQNGSMLPNQPAGYRVAGYETQ; from the exons ATGGCAACAGGGAAGTCTAAAGGATATGGCTTTGTCtcctttttcaacaaatgg GATGCCGAAAATGCCATTCAGCAGATGGGTGGCCAGTGGCTTGGTGGAAGACAAATCAGAACTAACTGGGCAACCCGAAAGCCTCCAGCTCCAAAGAGTACATATGAGT CAAACACCAAACAGCTGTCGTATGATGAAGTTGTAAATCAGTCTAGTCCAAGCAACTGTACTGTATACTGTGGAGGTGTCACTTCTGGACTGACAG AACAACTAATGCGTCAGACTTTTTCACCATTTGGACAAATAATGGAAATTCGAGTCTTTCCAGATAAAGGATATTCATTTGTTCG GTTCAATTCGCATGAAAGTGCAGCACATGCAATCGTTTCTGTTAATGGAACTACCATTGAAGGCCATGTTGTGAAATGCTACTGGGGCAAAGAAACTCTTGACATGATAAATCCTGTGCAACAG cagAATCAGATTGGATATCCACAAGCTTATGGCCAGTGGGGCCAGTGGTATGGAAATGCACAACAAATTGGCCAGTATATGCCTAATGGTTGGCAAGTACCTGCATATGGAATGTATGGCCAGGCGTGGAATCAACAGGGATTTAA TCAGACACAGTCTTCGGCACCATGGATGGGACCCAATTACGGAGTGCAGCCACCTCCAGGACAGAATGGCAGCATGTTGCCTAATCAGCCTGCAGGGTATCGAGTGGCAGGGTATGAAACCCAGTAA
- the TIA1 gene encoding nucleolysin TIA-1 isoform X9 produces the protein MIMDTAGNDPYCFVEFYEHRHAAAALAAMNGRKIMGKEVKVNWATTPSSQKKDTSSSTVVSTQRSQDHFHVFVGDLSPEITTEDIKAAFAPFGRISDARVVKDMATGKSKGYGFVSFFNKWDAENAIQQMGGQWLGGRQIRTNWATRKPPAPKSTYESNTKQLSYDEVVNQSSPSNCTVYCGGVTSGLTEQLMRQTFSPFGQIMEIRVFPDKGYSFVRFNSHESAAHAIVSVNGTTIEGHVVKCYWGKETLDMINPVQQQNQIGYPQAYGQWGQWYGNAQQIGQYMPNGWQVPAYGMYGQAWNQQGFNQTQSSAPWMGPNYGVQPPPGQNGSMLPNQPAGYRVAGYETQ, from the exons ATGATTATGGAT ACAGCTGGAAATGATCCATATTGTTTTGTGGAGTTTTATGAGCATCGTCATGCAGCTGCAGCGCTAGCTGCTATGAATGGGCGGAAGATAATGGGTAAG GAAGTCAAAGTGAATTGGGCAACAACCCCCAGCAGTCAAAAGAAAGATACAAGCA GTAGTACCGTTGTCAGCACACAGCGTTCACAAG ATCATTTCCATGTCTTTGTTGGTGATCTCAGTCCTGAAATTACAACTGAAGATATAAAAGCTGCTTTTGCACCATTTGGAAGAATATC AGATGCCAGAGTGGTAAAAGACATGGCAACAGGGAAGTCTAAAGGATATGGCTTTGTCtcctttttcaacaaatgg GATGCCGAAAATGCCATTCAGCAGATGGGTGGCCAGTGGCTTGGTGGAAGACAAATCAGAACTAACTGGGCAACCCGAAAGCCTCCAGCTCCAAAGAGTACATATGAGT CAAACACCAAACAGCTGTCGTATGATGAAGTTGTAAATCAGTCTAGTCCAAGCAACTGTACTGTATACTGTGGAGGTGTCACTTCTGGACTGACAG AACAACTAATGCGTCAGACTTTTTCACCATTTGGACAAATAATGGAAATTCGAGTCTTTCCAGATAAAGGATATTCATTTGTTCG GTTCAATTCGCATGAAAGTGCAGCACATGCAATCGTTTCTGTTAATGGAACTACCATTGAAGGCCATGTTGTGAAATGCTACTGGGGCAAAGAAACTCTTGACATGATAAATCCTGTGCAACAG cagAATCAGATTGGATATCCACAAGCTTATGGCCAGTGGGGCCAGTGGTATGGAAATGCACAACAAATTGGCCAGTATATGCCTAATGGTTGGCAAGTACCTGCATATGGAATGTATGGCCAGGCGTGGAATCAACAGGGATTTAA TCAGACACAGTCTTCGGCACCATGGATGGGACCCAATTACGGAGTGCAGCCACCTCCAGGACAGAATGGCAGCATGTTGCCTAATCAGCCTGCAGGGTATCGAGTGGCAGGGTATGAAACCCAGTAA
- the TIA1 gene encoding nucleolysin TIA-1 isoform X2 — protein MEDEMPKTLYVGNLSRDVTEALILQLFSQIGPCKNCKMIMDVRTAGNDPYCFVEFYEHRHAAAALAAMNGRKIMGKEVKVNWATTPSSQKKDTSSSTVVSTQRSQDHFHVFVGDLSPEITTEDIKAAFAPFGRISDARVVKDMATGKSKGYGFVSFFNKWDAENAIQQMGGQWLGGRQIRTNWATRKPPAPKSTYESNTKQLSYDEVVNQSSPSNCTVYCGGVTSGLTEQLMRQTFSPFGQIMEIRVFPDKGYSFVRFNSHESAAHAIVSVNGTTIEGHVVKCYWGKETLDMINPVQQNQIGYPQAYGQWGQWYGNAQQIGQYMPNGWQVPAYGMYGQAWNQQGFNQTQSSAPWMGPNYGVQPPPGQNGSMLPNQPAGYRVAGYETQ, from the exons ATGGAGGACGAGATGCCCAAGACTCT aTATGTCGGCAACCTTTCCAGAGATGTGACAGAAGCTCTAATTCTCCAGCTCTTTAGCCAGATTGGACCTTGTAAAAACTGCAAAATGATTATGGATGTAAGG ACAGCTGGAAATGATCCATATTGTTTTGTGGAGTTTTATGAGCATCGTCATGCAGCTGCAGCGCTAGCTGCTATGAATGGGCGGAAGATAATGGGTAAG GAAGTCAAAGTGAATTGGGCAACAACCCCCAGCAGTCAAAAGAAAGATACAAGCA GTAGTACCGTTGTCAGCACACAGCGTTCACAAG ATCATTTCCATGTCTTTGTTGGTGATCTCAGTCCTGAAATTACAACTGAAGATATAAAAGCTGCTTTTGCACCATTTGGAAGAATATC AGATGCCAGAGTGGTAAAAGACATGGCAACAGGGAAGTCTAAAGGATATGGCTTTGTCtcctttttcaacaaatgg GATGCCGAAAATGCCATTCAGCAGATGGGTGGCCAGTGGCTTGGTGGAAGACAAATCAGAACTAACTGGGCAACCCGAAAGCCTCCAGCTCCAAAGAGTACATATGAGT CAAACACCAAACAGCTGTCGTATGATGAAGTTGTAAATCAGTCTAGTCCAAGCAACTGTACTGTATACTGTGGAGGTGTCACTTCTGGACTGACAG AACAACTAATGCGTCAGACTTTTTCACCATTTGGACAAATAATGGAAATTCGAGTCTTTCCAGATAAAGGATATTCATTTGTTCG GTTCAATTCGCATGAAAGTGCAGCACATGCAATCGTTTCTGTTAATGGAACTACCATTGAAGGCCATGTTGTGAAATGCTACTGGGGCAAAGAAACTCTTGACATGATAAATCCTGTGCAACAG AATCAGATTGGATATCCACAAGCTTATGGCCAGTGGGGCCAGTGGTATGGAAATGCACAACAAATTGGCCAGTATATGCCTAATGGTTGGCAAGTACCTGCATATGGAATGTATGGCCAGGCGTGGAATCAACAGGGATTTAA TCAGACACAGTCTTCGGCACCATGGATGGGACCCAATTACGGAGTGCAGCCACCTCCAGGACAGAATGGCAGCATGTTGCCTAATCAGCCTGCAGGGTATCGAGTGGCAGGGTATGAAACCCAGTAA
- the TIA1 gene encoding nucleolysin TIA-1 isoform X8, with protein MIMDVRTAGNDPYCFVEFYEHRHAAAALAAMNGRKIMGKEVKVNWATTPSSQKKDTSSSTVVSTQRSQDHFHVFVGDLSPEITTEDIKAAFAPFGRISDARVVKDMATGKSKGYGFVSFFNKWDAENAIQQMGGQWLGGRQIRTNWATRKPPAPKSTYESNTKQLSYDEVVNQSSPSNCTVYCGGVTSGLTEQLMRQTFSPFGQIMEIRVFPDKGYSFVRFNSHESAAHAIVSVNGTTIEGHVVKCYWGKETLDMINPVQQQNQIGYPQAYGQWGQWYGNAQQIGQYMPNGWQVPAYGMYGQAWNQQGFNQTQSSAPWMGPNYGVQPPPGQNGSMLPNQPAGYRVAGYETQ; from the exons ATGATTATGGATGTAAGG ACAGCTGGAAATGATCCATATTGTTTTGTGGAGTTTTATGAGCATCGTCATGCAGCTGCAGCGCTAGCTGCTATGAATGGGCGGAAGATAATGGGTAAG GAAGTCAAAGTGAATTGGGCAACAACCCCCAGCAGTCAAAAGAAAGATACAAGCA GTAGTACCGTTGTCAGCACACAGCGTTCACAAG ATCATTTCCATGTCTTTGTTGGTGATCTCAGTCCTGAAATTACAACTGAAGATATAAAAGCTGCTTTTGCACCATTTGGAAGAATATC AGATGCCAGAGTGGTAAAAGACATGGCAACAGGGAAGTCTAAAGGATATGGCTTTGTCtcctttttcaacaaatgg GATGCCGAAAATGCCATTCAGCAGATGGGTGGCCAGTGGCTTGGTGGAAGACAAATCAGAACTAACTGGGCAACCCGAAAGCCTCCAGCTCCAAAGAGTACATATGAGT CAAACACCAAACAGCTGTCGTATGATGAAGTTGTAAATCAGTCTAGTCCAAGCAACTGTACTGTATACTGTGGAGGTGTCACTTCTGGACTGACAG AACAACTAATGCGTCAGACTTTTTCACCATTTGGACAAATAATGGAAATTCGAGTCTTTCCAGATAAAGGATATTCATTTGTTCG GTTCAATTCGCATGAAAGTGCAGCACATGCAATCGTTTCTGTTAATGGAACTACCATTGAAGGCCATGTTGTGAAATGCTACTGGGGCAAAGAAACTCTTGACATGATAAATCCTGTGCAACAG cagAATCAGATTGGATATCCACAAGCTTATGGCCAGTGGGGCCAGTGGTATGGAAATGCACAACAAATTGGCCAGTATATGCCTAATGGTTGGCAAGTACCTGCATATGGAATGTATGGCCAGGCGTGGAATCAACAGGGATTTAA TCAGACACAGTCTTCGGCACCATGGATGGGACCCAATTACGGAGTGCAGCCACCTCCAGGACAGAATGGCAGCATGTTGCCTAATCAGCCTGCAGGGTATCGAGTGGCAGGGTATGAAACCCAGTAA
- the TIA1 gene encoding nucleolysin TIA-1 isoform X7, with translation MEDEMPKTLYVGNLSRDVTEALILQLFSQIGPCKNCKMIMDTAGNDPYCFVEFYEHRHAAAALAAMNGRKIMGKEVKVNWATTPSSQKKDTSNHFHVFVGDLSPEITTEDIKAAFAPFGRISDARVVKDMATGKSKGYGFVSFFNKWDAENAIQQMGGQWLGGRQIRTNWATRKPPAPKSTYESNTKQLSYDEVVNQSSPSNCTVYCGGVTSGLTEQLMRQTFSPFGQIMEIRVFPDKGYSFVRFNSHESAAHAIVSVNGTTIEGHVVKCYWGKETLDMINPVQQNQIGYPQAYGQWGQWYGNAQQIGQYMPNGWQVPAYGMYGQAWNQQGFNQTQSSAPWMGPNYGVQPPPGQNGSMLPNQPAGYRVAGYETQ, from the exons ATGGAGGACGAGATGCCCAAGACTCT aTATGTCGGCAACCTTTCCAGAGATGTGACAGAAGCTCTAATTCTCCAGCTCTTTAGCCAGATTGGACCTTGTAAAAACTGCAAAATGATTATGGAT ACAGCTGGAAATGATCCATATTGTTTTGTGGAGTTTTATGAGCATCGTCATGCAGCTGCAGCGCTAGCTGCTATGAATGGGCGGAAGATAATGGGTAAG GAAGTCAAAGTGAATTGGGCAACAACCCCCAGCAGTCAAAAGAAAGATACAAGCA ATCATTTCCATGTCTTTGTTGGTGATCTCAGTCCTGAAATTACAACTGAAGATATAAAAGCTGCTTTTGCACCATTTGGAAGAATATC AGATGCCAGAGTGGTAAAAGACATGGCAACAGGGAAGTCTAAAGGATATGGCTTTGTCtcctttttcaacaaatgg GATGCCGAAAATGCCATTCAGCAGATGGGTGGCCAGTGGCTTGGTGGAAGACAAATCAGAACTAACTGGGCAACCCGAAAGCCTCCAGCTCCAAAGAGTACATATGAGT CAAACACCAAACAGCTGTCGTATGATGAAGTTGTAAATCAGTCTAGTCCAAGCAACTGTACTGTATACTGTGGAGGTGTCACTTCTGGACTGACAG AACAACTAATGCGTCAGACTTTTTCACCATTTGGACAAATAATGGAAATTCGAGTCTTTCCAGATAAAGGATATTCATTTGTTCG GTTCAATTCGCATGAAAGTGCAGCACATGCAATCGTTTCTGTTAATGGAACTACCATTGAAGGCCATGTTGTGAAATGCTACTGGGGCAAAGAAACTCTTGACATGATAAATCCTGTGCAACAG AATCAGATTGGATATCCACAAGCTTATGGCCAGTGGGGCCAGTGGTATGGAAATGCACAACAAATTGGCCAGTATATGCCTAATGGTTGGCAAGTACCTGCATATGGAATGTATGGCCAGGCGTGGAATCAACAGGGATTTAA TCAGACACAGTCTTCGGCACCATGGATGGGACCCAATTACGGAGTGCAGCCACCTCCAGGACAGAATGGCAGCATGTTGCCTAATCAGCCTGCAGGGTATCGAGTGGCAGGGTATGAAACCCAGTAA
- the TIA1 gene encoding nucleolysin TIA-1 isoform X10: MQDHFHVFVGDLSPEITTEDIKAAFAPFGRISDARVVKDMATGKSKGYGFVSFFNKWDAENAIQQMGGQWLGGRQIRTNWATRKPPAPKSTYESNTKQLSYDEVVNQSSPSNCTVYCGGVTSGLTEQLMRQTFSPFGQIMEIRVFPDKGYSFVRFNSHESAAHAIVSVNGTTIEGHVVKCYWGKETLDMINPVQQQNQIGYPQAYGQWGQWYGNAQQIGQYMPNGWQVPAYGMYGQAWNQQGFNQTQSSAPWMGPNYGVQPPPGQNGSMLPNQPAGYRVAGYETQ, encoded by the exons ATGCAAG ATCATTTCCATGTCTTTGTTGGTGATCTCAGTCCTGAAATTACAACTGAAGATATAAAAGCTGCTTTTGCACCATTTGGAAGAATATC AGATGCCAGAGTGGTAAAAGACATGGCAACAGGGAAGTCTAAAGGATATGGCTTTGTCtcctttttcaacaaatgg GATGCCGAAAATGCCATTCAGCAGATGGGTGGCCAGTGGCTTGGTGGAAGACAAATCAGAACTAACTGGGCAACCCGAAAGCCTCCAGCTCCAAAGAGTACATATGAGT CAAACACCAAACAGCTGTCGTATGATGAAGTTGTAAATCAGTCTAGTCCAAGCAACTGTACTGTATACTGTGGAGGTGTCACTTCTGGACTGACAG AACAACTAATGCGTCAGACTTTTTCACCATTTGGACAAATAATGGAAATTCGAGTCTTTCCAGATAAAGGATATTCATTTGTTCG GTTCAATTCGCATGAAAGTGCAGCACATGCAATCGTTTCTGTTAATGGAACTACCATTGAAGGCCATGTTGTGAAATGCTACTGGGGCAAAGAAACTCTTGACATGATAAATCCTGTGCAACAG cagAATCAGATTGGATATCCACAAGCTTATGGCCAGTGGGGCCAGTGGTATGGAAATGCACAACAAATTGGCCAGTATATGCCTAATGGTTGGCAAGTACCTGCATATGGAATGTATGGCCAGGCGTGGAATCAACAGGGATTTAA TCAGACACAGTCTTCGGCACCATGGATGGGACCCAATTACGGAGTGCAGCCACCTCCAGGACAGAATGGCAGCATGTTGCCTAATCAGCCTGCAGGGTATCGAGTGGCAGGGTATGAAACCCAGTAA